AAAGCAATAGAACTTATGACCTGCAAGTTTCTCAAGAATTTCATCAATAAATGGCAAAGGAAAATGATCTTTCCTACTAACATAATTCAACTTACGATAATCAATGCAAACACGCCAACCAGTGACCTTCCTAGTTAGGATCAGTTCATTATTTTCATTCTCAACAActgtaataccagatttcttaggAATTACCTGGGTTGGACTGACACATTTACTATCAGAAATAGGATATATCATACCTATATGTAACATCTTAAGAATTTCAGCTTTAACAACATCTTTCATATGAGGATTCAACCTACGCTGACCTTATCGACATGGTCTTGCATTCTCTTCCAAGTTAATCTTCTGCATACAAATACTATGGTCAATTCCTTTCAGGTCTGCAATAGTCCATCCTGTGGCACTTATGTGCTTCTTAATAACATCCAAAAGCATCGCTTCCTTCTCTTCATTAAGTTCAGCTGACATGATTACTGGAAATATTTCATTTTGACCCAAAAAGACATATTTCAGGTCACTAGGAAGTGGCTTAAGGTCAAGCTTTAGGAATTCTATGGATAAGGGTAGTGGCTTGGTCTCACTGATTGGAAGTTATTCAAATTTAGACCGCCACTTATCTGTATCCAGTAATGGGGATGTAAGGAATTGACTTCTTCAATGGATCCATCCTCATCGAAATCCAAAAGGTTAAGAAGACTGGCTTCTAAAGCATCCTTAGCTTCTAGATAAGATAGCTTTTCCTGCACAATAGTTTCAATCATGCTAACCTCATGGATATCATCACCGCCACTCGGATATTTACATGTATCAAAGATTTTTAATTCAACGGTCATATTCCCAAACGAAAGATTCATTATATCGTTTGGACAATTTATCAAAGCATTGGCAGTTGCAAGGAAAGGACGACCTAAGATGATAGGTATTTCATTACTAGCATTAACCACAGGTTGAGTATCCaaaataataaaatccactggatagtaAAATTTATCGATTTGAACTAACACATCTTCAACTACCCCTATCGCTACTTTAACTAATCTGTCCGCAAGTTGTAAAGTGACTGGGGTGGGTTTTAATTCACCTAAGCCCAACTGCTCATACACCGAGAACGGTAAGAGGTTTACACTAGCTCCCAAATCCAAAAGTGCTTGTTTGATCACGAAATTCCCTATTATAcaagaaatagtagggcaccGAGGATATTTATATTTGGGAGGAGTGTTGTGTTTAAGAATAGCACTTACCTGTTCCGTGAGGAATGCCTTTTTTTGCACATTGTTCTTCCTTTTGA
This DNA window, taken from Papaver somniferum cultivar HN1 chromosome 3, ASM357369v1, whole genome shotgun sequence, encodes the following:
- the LOC113360527 gene encoding uncharacterized protein LOC113360527, which encodes MDRNKSKPLDSSRSGMYVLSEEDDLNAKIASLHRKVDDIQKPNLVKVADSVEHACGICESMEHYTKDYPTIPSFQEVEKGTLPAQTQPNPKGQYEANNANIEQAKVVTTLRNGKVIETPMKVNEPEKSPKPKGGDCHSDTENENFDVDKKMHAPFPHRLLSTKPLADNKDILDILHVCQVHKGSLHHQKEEQCAKKGIPHGTGNFVIKQALLDLGASVNLLPFSVYEQLGLGELKPTPVTLQLADRLVKVAIGVVEDVLVQIDKFYYPVDFIILDTQPVVNASNEIPIILGRPFLATANALINCPNDIMNLSFGNMTVELKIFDTCKYPSGGDDIHEVSMIETIVQEKLSYLEAKDALEASLLNLLDFDEDGSIEEVNSLHPHYWIQISGGLNLNNFQSVRPSHYPYP